Proteins encoded by one window of Pempheris klunzingeri isolate RE-2024b chromosome 14, fPemKlu1.hap1, whole genome shotgun sequence:
- the ccdc15 gene encoding coiled-coil domain-containing protein 15, producing the protein MSTSRVLPSKAGGGKTSASRRKAESRGIKVLAERNQAVVAVGAWVEEGGQDFLEHPCTLASLTEEIQAEKRRESEESLRRFQDEVRHRVARQAQVCRRRPQPQTDSATKPLRRIPKQMSAGGAAQWSLMERSSNESVKGMRQVRLRLAACRMIPHGEMTSDLPGGEWNISPSRHRAESHMLRAEQDVEEEEEEDVQDEEEEEEGYDHFISSQHECPLVQQKGSGHVLWDSAKSQPDLGLKSSLSVPQVLWPLTDEEELKRQRQSQFLMHRRLCMNTEREQVKENKQHRKHLKRTARIKTEKEQVRLEEERKLERARQLAEARQKLEERELLILERLKLEEEERAEELQRRRKKEKGKEASRFIDALRAQMKERVSQEKMELPPLCCCASSFWDSHPDTCANNCIFHNNPRAYTKALHSTMLSLDLR; encoded by the exons ATGAGTACCAGCCGGGTTTTACCTTCAAAAGCAGGCGGAGGAAAAACTTCAGCCAGTCGGAGAAAAGCTGAGTCCAGAGGCATCAAGGTGCTGGCCGAGAGGAACCAGGCGGTGGTGGCGGTGGGAGCCTGGGTGGAGGAGGGCGGGCAAGACTTCCTGGAGCACCCGTGT ACTCTGGCTTCGCTAACTGAGGAGATCCAGGCggaaaagaggagggagagtgaagAGAGCCTCCGACGATTCCAGGATGAAGTACGCCATCGTGTGGCACGGCAAGCTCaagtctgcaggaggagaccGCAGCCTCAGACTGACTCGGCG ACGAAACCATTGAGGAGAATCCCAAAACAAATGTCTGCCGGAGGTGCTGCACAATGGAGCCTGATGGAGAGGAGCTCGAACGAG TCTGTTAAAGGCATGAGGCAGGTGAGACTCAGACTGGCCGCCTGTCGGATGATCCCACATGGGGAAATGACGTCAGATCTTCCCGGAGGCGAATGGAACATCTCTCCAAGCAGACAT AGAGCTGAATCTCACATGCTGAGAGCGGAGCAGGatgtggaagaggaggaggaggaggatgttcaggacgaggaagaggaggaagagggataTGATCACTTTATCAGCAGTCAACACGAATGTCCCCTCGTTCAGCAGAAG GGGAGTGGACATGTTTTGTGGGATTCTGCTAAATCACAACCTGATCTTGGTTTGAAGTCCAGCCTCAGTGTCCCACAGGTCCTGTGGCCTCTGACTGACGAGGAGGAGCTGAAAAGACAG cGGCAGTCTCAATTCCTGATGCACCGCCGTCTGTGCATGAACACTGAGCGAGAGCAAGTGAAAGAGAACAAACAGCACAGGAAACACCTGAAGAGGACAGCAAG GATCAAAACGGAGAAAGAACAGGTTcgtctggaggaagagaggaagctggagagagCTCGGCAGCTCGCCGAGGCCAGAcagaagctggaggagagagagctgctgatcCTGGAGCGACTGAAgcttgaggaggaggagagagccgAGGAgcttcagaggaggagaaagaaggagaaagggaaagaaGCTTCAAG GTTCATCGACGCTCTGAGAGCTCAGATGAAGGAGCGGGTGTCTCAGGAGAAGATGGaactccctcctctctgctgctgcgcCTCCTCTTTCTGGGACTCCCACCCCGACACCTGCGCTAACAACTGCATCTTCCACAACAATCCCAGAG CGTACACCAAGGCGTTACATTCAACAATGTTGAGTTTGGATTTACGCTAA
- the pou2f3 gene encoding POU domain, class 2, transcription factor 3, whose amino-acid sequence MSADTVEQSEAQAEQAEHNGIDFNRQIKTEDINDSPHSASTLKTCHLTQSSGGQLTAELTSLHTMQQLVLMPPSHLSSPSPFLLSQSPSSHQALLQQNLLSLPSQSQTGLLQHQPGLALTPQAMSRSVLAGPSMENHMDLSHLQMPKHMSTSPHEEPSDLEELELFAKAFKQRRIKLGFTQGDVGLAMGKLYGNDFSQTTISRFEALNLSFKNMCKLKPLLEKWLSDAENSPSDSMSNPTSLPPMIEGYGRKRKKRTSIETNIKLTLEKRFLDNPKPNSEEITLISEQLAMEKEVVRVWFCNRRQKEKRIYCPVATLSVKSHNYNSRMASASRSYSPLASGGVSSNSSPNSLSREASPNGLSAASSSLTSPQINPASYSTPGSWYRTWNPAAYHH is encoded by the exons ATGAGCGCAGACACGGTGGAGCAGTCGGAGGCTCAAGCTGAACAGGCAG AGCATAACGGGATCGACTTCAATCGACAA ATAAAGACAGAGGACATCAACGACTCGCCTCATTCAGCCTCCACGCTGAAGACATGTCACCTGACACAAAGCTCTGGAGGTCAGCTGACCGCG GAGCTCACCTCCCTCCACACCATGCAGCAGCTGGTTCTGATGCCACCGTCTCAcctgtcctctccctcccccttcctGCTCTCCCAGAGCCCCTCCAGCCACCAAG cCCTTCTGCAGCAGAACCTGCTGTCCCTTCCAAGCCAGAGTCAAACTGGTCTCCTTCAGCATCAACCTGGACTGGCTCTGACTCCACAG GCTATGAGTCGCTCTGTTCTGGCTGGGCCGTCTATGGAGAACCACATGGACCTGTCCCACCTGCAGATGCCCAAACACATGTCAACATCTCCACACGAAGAACCCAGCGACCTGGAGGAACTGGAGCTGTTTGCTAAAGCGTTCAAACAGAGACGCATCAAACTGGGCTTCACCCAG GGGGATGTTGGCCTTGCGATGGGAAAACTGTACGGAAACGACTTCAGCCAGACCACAATCTCTCGCTTCGAGGCTCTCAAcctcagcttcaaaaacatGTGCAAGCTCAAACCTCTGCTGGAGAAATGGCTGAGTGACGCAG AGAACTCACCCTCTGACTCGATGAGCAACCCCACCTCTCTGCCGCCCATGATCGAGGGCTACGGACGCAAGCGGAAAAAGAGGACGAGCATTGAAACGAACATCAAGCTGACGCTGGAGAAACGTTTCCTTGAT AACCCGAAGCCCAACTCGGAGGAGATAACCCTGATCTCAGAGCAGCTGGCCATGGAGAAGGAGGTGGTTCGAGTTTGGTTCTGTAATCGGCGTCAGAAGGAGAAGAGGATCTACTGCCCGGTGGCTACTTTATCGGTCAAATCACACAACTACAACTCCAGAATG GCATCAGCATCCAGATCCTACAGCCCTCTGGCTTCAGGCGGAG TTTCATCAAATTCCTCTCCAAACAGTTTAAGCCGTGAAGCTTCTCCCAACGGTCtgtctgcagcctcctcctctttaaCATCACCTCAGATCAACCCAGCTTCCTACAGCACACCGGG GTCCTGGTACCGCACGTGGAATCCTGCTGCGTATcatcactga
- the slc37a2 gene encoding glucose-6-phosphate exchanger SLC37A2, with product MKSSLAPGIRLITSFSRDCWYRSFILFLTFLFYTAYHLSRKPISIVKSQLHRNCSAVIRPADLNITNNATWCDWPPFDQDNYQTLFGVVDNSFLIAYAIGMFISGIFGERLPLRYYLSFGMLMSGLFTCLFGLGFYWNIHSLGYYAVIQVMNGLMQTTGWPAVVACVGNWFGKGKRGFIMGVWNSHTSVGNILGSLIAGVFVSSAWGLSFIVPGIIIASTGVLCFFFLVEKPEDVNCTPPQHHSEPEIGETEPLLHNSTHVDRTVNGAIVIEAPEVVEEHAEAISFCGALSIPGVVEFSLCLLFAKLVSYTFLYWLPLYISNVAHFEAKEAGDMSTLFDAGGIVGGIMAGLVSDYTGGRATTCCVMLLVAAPMLFLYNNIGQRNIGTTVGMLLLCGGLVNGPYALITTAVSADLGTHESLRGNSRALSTVTAIIDGTGSVGAALGPLLAGVISPTGWNNVFYMLISADVLACLFLSRLVYKEAQGWCGRSPRVRGFKEI from the exons ATGAAGTCGTCCCTGGCTCCCGGCATCCGGCTTATCACGTCCTTTTCTCGAGATTGTTG GTATCGCAGTTTCATTCTTTTCCTCACCTTCCTCTTCTACACGGCCTACCATCTGTCACGGAAACCCATCAGCATTGTTAAG AGCCAGCTGCACAGAAACTGCTCCGCAGTCATTCGACCAGCAGACCTTAACATAACCAATAATGCTACCTGGTGTGACTGGCCGCCCTTCG ACCAGGACAACTATCAGACACTGTTTGGGGTCGTGGATAACTCCTTCCTGATCGCCTATGCCATCGGCATGTTCATcag TGGGATATTTGGAGAGCGCCTGCCTCTGCGGTACTACCTGAGCTTCGGGATGCTGATGAGTGGACTGTTCACATGTCTGTTTGGCCTCGGCTTCTACTGGAACATACACTCGTTAGGGTACTACGCCGTCATCCAG GTCATGAACGGTTTGATGCAGACCACCGGTTGGCCAGCAGTGGTGGCTTGTGTCGGCAACTGGTTCGGAAAGGGGAA ACGCGGGTTCATCATGGGCGTGTGGAACTCCCACACCTCGGTGGGAAACATCCTGGGCTCCCTCATCGCAGGAGTCTTTGTCTCCTCGGCGTGGGGGTTGTCCTTCATCGTCCCTGGAATCATCATCGCCTCCACTGGGGTCCTGTGCTTCTTCTTCCTGGTTGAGA AGCCTGAAGACGTCAACTGCACTCCTCCTCAGCACCAC agtgagCCGGAGATCGGTGAGACGGAGCCTCTCCTGCATAACTCGACTCACGTTGACAGAACCGTTAACGGCGCCATCGTCATCGAGGCCCCGGAGGTCGTCGAGGAGCACGCCGAGGCCATCAGCTTCTGTGGAGCTCTCAGTATACCT GGCGTGGTGgagttctctctctgtctgctcttcGCCAAACTGGTCAGCTACACTTTCCTCTACTGGCTTCCTCTCTACATCTCAAATGTTG cacattttgAGGCTAAAGAGGCAGGAGACATGTCAACACTATTTGACGCAGGAGGAATCGTGG GGGGCATCATGGCCGGCCTCGTGTCCGACTACACCGGAGGAAGAGCCACGACTTGCTGCGTCATGCTGCTTGTTGCTGCCCCCATG CTTTTCCTCTATAATAACATCGGACAAAGGAACATTGGCACGACAGTCG gaatgctgctgctgtgtggaggcCTGGTCAACGGGCCCTACGCCCTCATTACTACTGCTGTATCTGCTGACCTG GGAACACATGAGAGTCTGAGAGGAAACTCTAGAGCGCTGTCGACAGTGACTGCAATCATCGACGGGACCGGTTCAGTGG gAGCTGCTTTGGGTCCTCTGTTAGCTGGTGTGATCTCACCCACGGGCTGGAACAACGTCTTCTACATGCTCATCTCTGCCGACGTCTTGGCCTGCCTG tTTTTGTCCAGGCTCGTTTATAAAGAAGCTCAGGGTTGGTGTGGACGTTCCCCTCGAGTCAGAGG GTTCAAAGAAATCTGA